The following coding sequences lie in one Lolium perenne isolate Kyuss_39 chromosome 2, Kyuss_2.0, whole genome shotgun sequence genomic window:
- the LOC127333061 gene encoding uncharacterized protein, with protein sequence MAAHKGGDAPPAGGGRNGIMQLKDLVPAATNTVNTTFIVLDKAARANAHGREETCLSLVADETAAAHFLLWGAECDAFEPGDIVRLTSGIFSYHRGSSLVLRAGKRGRVEKVGDFTMLFVETPNMSELRWGRDPADPRKMVQEAVVSHYSQVFKPPH encoded by the exons ATGGCAGCGCACAAAGGG GGCGACGCGCCACCTGCCGGCGGCGGCAGGAACGGGATCATGCAGCTCAAGGACCTGGTCCCGGCGGCAACCAACACGGTGAACACCACCTTCATCGTGCTCGACAAGGCGGCCCGCGCGAACGCGCACGGCAGGGAGGAGACGTGCCTGTCGCTGGTGGCCGACGAGACGGCGGCGGCGCACTTCCTGCTGTGGGGCGCCGAGTGCGACGCCTTCGAGCCCGGGGACATCGTGCGCCTCACCAGCGGCATCTTCTCCTACCACAGGGGCAGCAGCCTCGTGCTGCGCGCCGGCAAGAGGGGGCGCGTGGAGAAGGTGGGCGACTTCACCATGCTCTTCGTCGAGACGCCCAACATGAGCGAGCTGCGGTGGGGGCGCGATCCGGCCGACCCGAGGAAGATGGTGCAGGAGGCCGTCGTCTCGCACTACTCCCAGGTCTTCAAGCCGCCGCACTGA
- the LOC127328667 gene encoding uncharacterized protein: MQILHPILRLLRRPGVAASHHPMHRVSSTSRPALTFMASTPPCLSTPTLVRRVLPFILAPNPPVRCLSQQYVFLILMLTFAPLVRCYNFGSWIAAKDPGDVIPMELEKLAKGRHSDGSIYRASHSWKRYYKVADRNETGLPDPTDCVFYNGTCIRHIPTRLLQIFSLKLAELSGNLGSVELYGYVAVRDHMDPLLNYLVNISRNDPIIVKQGSLINMTGPKRGIDLYGTALVEYDMRCKTTCGDLQLIDGISAIDDLWGTWNRAFTKRIYGDCGSVDITVSRIDDAVQATIEVVISEVQSSFNLCLACFIGGYNDEEIRLFNGAIHESRGLKRSVVAAVDGSTMNLKLKVASESSSTDEHCCSFKADTHGFATEEIKTNFGLISVKVNWSTLLSS; encoded by the exons ATGCAAATCCTCCACCCTATTCTTCGTCTCCTCCGACGACCTGGCGTCGCCGCCTCTCATCACCCAATGCACCGCGTCTCCTCTACCTCTCGCCCTGCCCTCACTTTCATGGCCTCTACCCCACCTTGCTTGTCGACACCAACGCTTGTACGACGAGTTCTCCCATTCATTCTGGCTCCCAATCCACCTGTCCGTTGTCTTTCCCAGCAGTATGTTTTCCTGATCTTGATGCTAACTTTTGCGCCCTTAGTTCGTTGCTATAATTTTGGATCTTG GATCGCAGCCAAGGATCCTGGCGATGTAATCCCCATGGAATTGGAAAAACTTGCAAAAGGCAGACACAGTGATGGTTCTATATACAGGGCCAGTCATAGTTGGAAAAGATACTATAAGGTTGCGGACCGTAATGAGA CTGGGTTGCCAGATCCCACAGATTGCGTCTTTTATAATGGAACTTGCATACGTCATATACCTACTCGCTTGTTGCAAATTTTCTCATTAAAGTTGGCTGAACTTTCTGGGAATCTTGGCTCAGTAGAGCTGTATGGATACGTAGCAGTGCGGGATCATATGGATCCATTGCTTAATTATCTTGTCAATATAAGCAGGAACGATCCCATCATCGTCAAGCAG GGTTCTCTCATCAACATGACTGGCCCTAAGAGAGGGATAGATTTGTATGGCACTGCTCTAGTCGAATATGACATGAGGTGCAAGACGACCTGTGGTGATCTGCAGCTGATCGATGGTATATCAGCCATAGACGACCTGTGGGGCACATGGAATCGTGCATTCACGAAACGCATATATGGGGATTGTGGCTCAGTTGACATAACTGTATCACGTATTGATGATGCAGTCCAGGCGACCATAGAAGTTGTCATATCAGAAGTGCAAAGCAGTTTCAATTTGTGTCTCGCTTGTTTTATAGGTGGGTACAACGATGAAGAAATCCGGCTCTTCAATGGTGCCATTCATGAGTCACGTGGCTTAAAGAGGTCGGTGGTTGCTGCAGTAGATGGTTCCACTATGAATTTGAAGTTGAAGGTAGCCTCGGAGTCATCCAGTACAGATGAACACTGTTGTTCCTTCAAGGCGGACACGCATGGGTTTGCTACTGAAGAGATAAAGACTAATTTTGGGTTGATCTCGGTGAAGGTGAATTGGTCGACTCTGCTTTCCTCATAG